AGCTCTGCCGGCAATTTTCAATGCTTCCTCAGAACGAGATTTAATAATATTAAGTACTGCTTCAGCCTGGCTTAAATCTATCCGGCCATGCAAATATGCTCGCTTGGTAAATTCACCTGGTTCAGCTAGTCTGGCACCTGCTTTAATAACCAGGCGTAAAATGGCCCTTAAAGTAATTATTCCACTGTGACAGTTTATTTCTGCTATATCTTCGCGGGTATATGTATACGGGGCTGGCATAAATGATACTAGCACTTCATCAATTATTTGCTGATCATCTTCATATATATATCCGTGATATAGCTTCCGTGGTTCAGGAAAACCAGGCTTTTCAGACTTTGAACAATTAAATATACTCATTGCTATTGAAAAAGCATCTGGCCCGCTGAGCCGAACTATACCTATTCCTCCTTCACCGAGGGGGGTGCTTATTGCTGCTATCGTTTCATTTTTATACAATCTTTTTCACTCCTGGTGATAAAATATACAATTACAGTTCCGTCTTTCAATTGATATTATACACAAAAAACCGCCCCGTCAGACGGGGCGGTTTATCTATCTTACTGTTACCTGGGTGCCACAACGACTTTCCTGTGGGGTTCCTGACCCTTACTATAAGTCATGATATCAGGATAATCCTGAAGAGCAATGTGTATTACTCTGCGCTCTTGTGGGGTCATTGGTTCCAGAGTTTGCTCTTTACCGTCTTGAGAAACTTTTCTTGCAACATTTTTAGCCAACTGTGTCAAAGTCTTTTCTCTTCTTGATCGGTAATTTTCAATATCTAAAACAACCATTTTATTCAAACTGTTAAATTGCCTTCTCACAGTTACATTTAACAGGTACTGAATTTCGCTCAGCGTTCTTCCCCGCCTACCAATTAGTACGCCTACATCTCGACCCAAAATCATTACATCCAGTTTTTCATCGTCTTCCCGTATGTTTATTTCTCCCTCTATGTCCATAATATGTAATAGTATATCCATATACTTCACTATATAATCGACTGGATTTTCTTTGACCTTTACCATAACCCGTGCTTCTTTTG
This is a stretch of genomic DNA from Bacillota bacterium. It encodes these proteins:
- the jag gene encoding RNA-binding cell elongation regulator Jag/EloR, translated to MKDYEATGRTLDEAIDKAITALGIRKENAEIKIIDEPAQGLLGIIGSKEARVMVKVKENPVDYIVKYMDILLHIMDIEGEINIREDDEKLDVMILGRDVGVLIGRRGRTLSEIQYLLNVTVRRQFNSLNKMVVLDIENYRSRREKTLTQLAKNVARKVSQDGKEQTLEPMTPQERRVIHIALQDYPDIMTYSKGQEPHRKVVVAPR